A genomic region of Streptomyces sp. R33 contains the following coding sequences:
- a CDS encoding peptidase encodes MATLSLGAAAPALAAEPAFPLGGPSAQVLQPYPDSGASKERSLRYDLAYVGPGNSFPGEFTVTVDLTKVAGVASVRLDPAKPRPNCTTSATAIVCKQQGLSVGTGGNGNSFDLLVSAAKDSKNGASGEIAVTGKVTGASVTPVTTKLTVGGPDLHLGELKLRADVTAGEQQDLPLAFANRGTLPAKSVALELDASAGLEPAETYDNCRRQDHGGMGATTVCLVEGEFLPGESYQLAPDSPLHLKTTERAYQDRLRYGVVPDPAPSKDAPEDKPATGKKLKLVKASAAVPVTDSNLDPRNARRAENTDLNPGDNERSFEFTAKGARADFEAVTASPSGKVGDTVVAELGFRNKGPAVISHLRSGQSVARTDIVMPAGVQVTDVPRNCRAVSIDGSERAEQLGAPRYFCDGGLFADVPGTYANRFAMKIEKAVANAKGSVTVGEPVAGGTKPLAFDPVAGNAQAAFVVEVKGGTSPSPSTSASASPSPSASASASATPTASSSTTAAGATGGNLASTGSSVGPLALGALAAVAVGGALYVGVRRRSGGHA; translated from the coding sequence TTGGCGACGCTGAGCCTCGGCGCGGCCGCCCCCGCGCTCGCCGCGGAACCGGCCTTCCCGCTCGGCGGCCCCTCCGCCCAGGTGCTCCAGCCGTACCCGGACTCGGGCGCCTCGAAGGAGCGGAGCCTTCGCTACGACCTGGCCTACGTGGGCCCCGGCAACAGCTTCCCGGGCGAGTTCACCGTCACCGTCGACCTGACCAAGGTCGCCGGGGTGGCATCGGTCCGGCTCGACCCGGCCAAGCCCAGGCCGAACTGCACCACGAGCGCCACCGCGATCGTCTGCAAGCAGCAGGGCCTGTCGGTCGGGACCGGCGGGAACGGCAACAGCTTCGACCTGCTCGTCTCCGCCGCCAAGGACAGCAAGAACGGCGCGAGCGGTGAGATCGCCGTCACCGGCAAGGTGACGGGGGCGAGCGTCACGCCCGTCACCACCAAACTGACCGTCGGCGGCCCCGACCTGCACCTGGGCGAGCTGAAGCTCCGGGCCGACGTGACGGCGGGCGAGCAGCAGGACCTGCCGCTCGCGTTTGCGAACCGGGGCACGCTGCCCGCCAAGTCGGTGGCGCTGGAGCTGGACGCCTCGGCCGGCCTGGAGCCGGCGGAGACGTACGACAACTGCCGGCGCCAGGACCACGGCGGCATGGGCGCCACCACGGTCTGCCTCGTCGAGGGCGAGTTCCTGCCCGGCGAGTCCTACCAGCTCGCCCCCGACTCCCCGCTGCACCTCAAGACGACCGAGCGGGCCTACCAGGACCGGCTGCGGTACGGGGTCGTCCCCGACCCGGCGCCGAGCAAGGACGCGCCCGAGGACAAGCCGGCCACCGGCAAGAAGCTGAAGCTGGTCAAGGCGTCGGCCGCGGTGCCGGTCACGGACTCCAACCTGGACCCGCGCAACGCCAGGCGCGCCGAGAACACCGACCTCAACCCCGGTGACAACGAGCGCAGCTTCGAGTTCACCGCCAAGGGCGCCCGGGCCGACTTCGAGGCGGTCACCGCCTCGCCCTCCGGCAAGGTGGGCGACACGGTCGTGGCCGAGCTCGGCTTCCGCAACAAGGGCCCGGCCGTGATCAGCCACCTGCGCTCGGGCCAGAGCGTGGCCCGTACCGACATCGTGATGCCGGCCGGCGTGCAGGTGACGGACGTGCCCCGGAACTGCCGCGCGGTCAGCATCGACGGGAGCGAGCGCGCGGAGCAGCTGGGCGCGCCCCGCTACTTCTGCGACGGCGGGCTGTTCGCGGACGTCCCCGGTACGTACGCCAACCGGTTCGCGATGAAGATCGAGAAGGCCGTGGCGAACGCCAAGGGCTCGGTCACCGTCGGCGAGCCGGTCGCGGGCGGCACCAAGCCGCTCGCCTTCGACCCGGTCGCGGGCAACGCGCAGGCCGCGTTCGTGGTCGAGGTCAAGGGCGGTACGAGCCCGAGCCCGTCCACCTCGGCCTCCGCCTCGCCGTCGCCGTCCGCGTCCGCCTCGGCGTCGGCCACGCCGACCGCGTCGTCCTCCACCACCGCCGCGGGCGCGACGGGAGGCAACCTGGCCTCGACCGGCAGCTCCGTCGGCCCGCTCGCGCTGGGCGCGCTGGCGGCCGTGGCCGTCGGCGGTGCGCTGTACGTGGGGGTGCGCCGCCGGTCCGGCGGGCACGCGTAG